The following coding sequences lie in one Rutidosis leptorrhynchoides isolate AG116_Rl617_1_P2 chromosome 4, CSIRO_AGI_Rlap_v1, whole genome shotgun sequence genomic window:
- the LOC139840760 gene encoding uncharacterized protein, whose product MASNDAILAVREQGNVPLQCLKLTESNYTSWSIMVETALKAYGLWEVVDHVTGGTVEARKNHTTKGIIFQTLPEDILLQVAKHNDAKDVWEAIKTRYLGADRVQKARLQTLRSELEMLKMKENESMNDFSGKISGIVAKFKSLGSNLEEEVVVRKLLNSSPKKYLPIIASIEQYSDLEKMSFEEAVGRVKAYEERLKSHDERGDGQLLYASGEHDGKQGGRGRGRGRGLGRGERGRGRGSGQGDKSGLRCYECGSFGHFARECTKWKDKELEANLIQEEEPALL is encoded by the coding sequence ATGGCAAGTAACGACGCAATTCTAGCAGTCCGTGAGCAAGGAAACGTACCACTCCAATGTCTAAAATTAACCGAATCGAACTATACTTCATGGTCGATTATGGTTGAGACGGCGTTGAAAGCATACGGTTTATGGGAAGTGGTGGATCACGTAACAGGAGGAACGGTGGAAGCAAGAAAGAACCACACCACGAAAGGCATTATCTTCCAAACTCTACCGGAAGATATTTTGTTGCAAGTTGCTAAGCACAACGACGCAAAAGATGTTTGGGAAGCAATTAAGACACGTTATTTAGGAGCCGATCGAGTCCAAAAGGCGCGTCTACAAACTCTTAGGAGTGAATTGGAGATGCTAAAGATGAAGGAGAACGAGAGTATGAATGACTTTTCGGGCAAGATAAGTGGCATAGTTGCAAAATTTAAAAGTCTCGGTTCAAATCTGGAAGAAGAAGTGGTTGTGAGAAAACTTCTAAATTCATCCCCGAAAAAGTATCTACCAATTATTGCCTCTATCGAGCAATATTCGGATCTTGAAAAGATGTCCTTTGAAGAAGCTGTTGGAAGAGTAAAAGCGTATGAAGAAAGACTCAAAAGCCATGACGAAAGAGGTGATGGACAACTTTTGTATGCAAGTGGGGAGCATGATGGTAAGCAAGGTGGACGAGGAAGAGGTCGTGGAAGAGGATTGGGTAGAGGAGAAAGAGGACGTGGAAGAGGCTCGGGTCAAGGTGACAAGAGCGGTTTGAGGTGCTACGAGTGTGGGTCTTTTGGACACTTTGCAAGGGAGTGTACAAAATGGAAGGATAAGGAGCTCGAAGCAAATTTGATTCAAGAGGAAGAACCGGCACTTCTTTGA